From the Manis javanica isolate MJ-LG chromosome 11, MJ_LKY, whole genome shotgun sequence genome, one window contains:
- the LOC118968829 gene encoding olfactory receptor 51A4-like — translation MPVLNTSEVEISTFFLIGIPGMEHAHIWISIPICLMYLIAILGNCTILFFIKTETSLHEPMYYFLSMLAVSDLGLSISSLPTTLRVFLFNATGISPDACFAQEFFIHGFIGMESLVLLIMSIDRFIAIYNPLRYTSILTSARIIKIGLAFAILCLLLILPFPFTLKRLRYCKKSLLSHSYCLHQDVMKLACSDNRLNVIYGLFVALMGMLNFLCISVSYMLILKVVLGITSHKGRLKVLNTCISHFCAVLIFYVPMITSSALHRRAKKVSPVTKAITADTFLLVPPLMNPIVYSMKSQQIKDRIWAKFCEKQV, via the coding sequence ATGCCAGTCCTGAACACCTCTGAAGTGGAAATCTCTACCTTCTTCCTCATTGGGATCCCAGGGATGGAGCATGCTCACATTTGGATCTCCATCCCCATTTGCCTCATGTACCTCATTGCCATCCTGGGAAACTGCACCATCCTCtttttcataaaaacagagacctCTCTGCATGAGCCCATGTACTATTTCCTCTCCATGCTGGCCGTTTCTGACCTGGGCCTGTCCATCTCCTCCCTTCCAACCACATTGAGAGTCTTCCTGTTCAATGCCACTGGAATTTCCCCTGATGCCTGCTTTGCCCAAGAGTTTTTCATTCACGGGTTCATAGGTATGGAGTCATTAGTTCTGCTTATCATGTCTATCGATCGCTTTATAGCCATCTACAACCCTCTTAGATACACCTCCATCCTGACTAGTGCCAGAATTATTAAAATCGGCCTTGCATTTGCTATACTGTGTCTTTTGCTtatccttcctttcccctttaCTCTAAAGAGACTGAGATACTGTAAGAAAAGCCTTCTATCCCACTCCTACTGCCTCCACCAGGATGTCATGAAGCTGGCCTGCTCTGACAACAGGCTCAATGTTATATATGGACTGTTTGTGGCTCTAATGGGTATGTTAAACTTTTTGTGCATTTCTGTGTCATATATGCTGATCCTGAAAGTTGTTCTGGGCATCACCTCTCACAAGGGCCGCCTCAAGGTCCTCAACACTTGTATCTCCCACTTCTGTGCTGTGCTCATCTTCTATGTGCCTATGATCACCTCTTCCGCCCTGCACCGCCGTGCCAAAAAGGTCTCTCCAGTTACTAAAGCCATCACAGCTGACACCTTCCTTCTGGTTCCCCCTCTGATGAACCCCATTGTGTACTCTATGAAGAGCCAGCAGATTAAAGATAGGATCTGGGCAAAATTTTGTGAGAAACAAGTTTGA